A single region of the Lysinibacillus sp. B2A1 genome encodes:
- a CDS encoding ATP phosphoribosyltransferase, producing the protein MNELTIAMPKGRIFEEAYQMLLEAGFNLPEEVEMSRKLMIEIPEEKINFILAKPMDVPVYVEHGVADIGIAGKDVLLEQQREVHELLDLKISTCYIASAGLPNTTMNEIAPRIATKYPNIAMKYYKGIGEQVEIIELNGSIELAPMIGLADRIVDIVSTGRTLKENGLVEYEFITDVSSRLIANPVSYRMKGDRIIDLVRRLKKCVN; encoded by the coding sequence GTGAATGAATTAACGATTGCTATGCCGAAAGGGCGTATTTTTGAAGAGGCATACCAAATGCTTTTAGAAGCTGGCTTTAATTTACCAGAGGAAGTAGAAATGTCTCGGAAATTAATGATAGAAATTCCTGAGGAGAAGATTAATTTTATTTTAGCTAAGCCAATGGATGTTCCTGTTTATGTAGAACACGGGGTTGCAGATATTGGGATAGCAGGAAAGGATGTTTTATTAGAGCAGCAACGAGAAGTGCATGAATTACTGGATCTTAAAATTAGTACATGCTACATAGCTTCAGCAGGCTTGCCTAATACGACGATGAATGAAATAGCGCCAAGAATAGCCACGAAATACCCAAATATTGCTATGAAATATTATAAGGGCATTGGGGAGCAAGTAGAAATTATAGAGCTTAATGGATCGATTGAATTGGCACCTATGATTGGCTTAGCAGATCGAATTGTCGATATTGTTTCAACTGGCAGAACGCTTAAAGAGAATGGTCTTGTGGAATATGAATTTATTACAGATGTATCATCACGGTTAATTGCTAATCCAGTAAGCTATCGTATGAAGGGAGATCGTATTATCGATCTAGTGAGACGCTTAAAGAAATGTGTTAACTAA
- a CDS encoding ATP phosphoribosyltransferase regulatory subunit, translating to MSSIKMFEKPLGMRDTFPQIYEKVETVRNTGRDFLCSRGYEFIKTPAVEYFDTVGKASAIADTHLFKLVDSQGNTLVLRPDMTTPIARVATSKLLKEMIPIRLAYFASVFRAQETEGGRPAEFDQMGIELIGDNSVFADAEVIVTAMELLQQYGLTKFKVTIGHAGILNCILQDYTESVEQQDILRTLLVQRNYVGFEEAVESFDLPKAKTDALLQFIEEAMNLKQIKDIEKYVRKNDALEYMQQLARLLEIANLADYVAFDFTLSSHMSYYTGMLFEVFALGSGFPLGNGGRYDGLLEVFGSKVGATGFSIRVDRLLETLDGLANEREEAVVVLFEEEQFEEALAKVQALRAAGKQATLQLRSSLVDEKAFLAYFSEVVVVGQEEVGGE from the coding sequence ATGTCTTCAATTAAAATGTTTGAGAAACCACTTGGAATGCGCGATACATTTCCACAAATATACGAAAAGGTAGAGACTGTAAGAAATACTGGACGAGACTTTTTATGCAGCAGGGGTTATGAATTTATTAAGACACCTGCCGTTGAGTATTTTGATACAGTTGGTAAAGCTTCTGCGATTGCCGACACCCATTTATTTAAGCTCGTAGATAGTCAGGGAAACACATTAGTACTACGACCAGATATGACAACACCCATTGCTCGAGTTGCCACATCTAAATTATTAAAAGAAATGATACCAATTCGCCTTGCTTATTTTGCGAGCGTCTTTCGTGCCCAGGAAACAGAAGGTGGGCGTCCTGCAGAATTTGATCAGATGGGGATCGAGCTAATTGGAGACAATTCTGTGTTTGCTGACGCTGAGGTGATTGTGACGGCAATGGAGCTATTACAGCAATATGGATTAACTAAATTTAAAGTTACTATTGGTCATGCTGGCATATTAAATTGCATTTTACAAGATTATACAGAAAGCGTTGAACAGCAAGATATACTCCGAACTCTTCTTGTGCAGCGAAATTATGTTGGATTTGAAGAAGCAGTAGAATCTTTTGATTTACCTAAAGCGAAAACAGATGCATTACTTCAATTTATTGAGGAAGCAATGAATTTAAAGCAAATCAAAGATATTGAAAAATATGTAAGGAAAAATGACGCATTAGAATATATGCAGCAGCTTGCTAGACTACTGGAAATAGCTAATTTAGCGGATTATGTAGCCTTCGATTTTACACTTTCTAGTCATATGAGCTACTACACAGGCATGCTATTTGAAGTGTTTGCATTAGGAAGCGGATTTCCGTTAGGTAACGGTGGCCGTTATGACGGATTACTTGAGGTGTTTGGTTCAAAAGTAGGTGCTACTGGATTTAGTATTCGGGTCGATCGTCTATTAGAAACACTTGATGGTCTAGCAAATGAGCGTGAAGAAGCAGTGGTTGTGCTTTTTGAGGAAGAACAATTCGAGGAGGCATTAGCAAAGGTACAGGCACTACGAGCGGCAGGTAAACAAGCTACCTTGCAATTAAGAAGTAGCTTAGTTGATGAAAAAGCATTTTTAGCTTATTTTTCTGAGGTAGTTGTTGTTGGACAGGAGGAAGTTGGCGGTGAATGA
- a CDS encoding acetyltransferase, producing the protein MARKTERYRVKGANSLWNIYDTVSFWKVMKCFIIIQIGRFTPFLRVKNWLYRTFLKMKIGEQTSLALMVMPDTMFPERIHIGDNTVIGFNTTILAHEYLIEEYRLGDVKIGNEVMVGANSTILPGVTIGDGAIVSAATLVHKDVPDGCLAGGNPMQIIYTAEQMAERKRNEVVKWCTPKK; encoded by the coding sequence ATGGCACGTAAAACAGAACGCTACCGTGTCAAAGGAGCAAACTCCCTGTGGAATATATATGATACGGTGTCCTTTTGGAAGGTGATGAAGTGCTTCATTATCATTCAAATTGGACGCTTCACACCATTTTTACGTGTGAAAAACTGGCTATATCGAACATTTTTAAAAATGAAAATTGGCGAGCAAACCTCATTAGCCTTAATGGTCATGCCTGATACCATGTTTCCAGAACGCATTCACATCGGCGATAATACAGTAATTGGCTTTAATACGACGATTTTAGCACATGAATATTTAATAGAGGAATATCGTCTAGGAGATGTGAAGATTGGTAATGAGGTAATGGTTGGTGCCAATTCAACAATACTACCTGGTGTAACGATAGGTGACGGTGCGATTGTCTCAGCTGCTACACTTGTACATAAAGATGTGCCAGATGGCTGTTTAGCTGGTGGTAATCCGATGCAAATTATTTATACTGCTGAGCAAATGGCGGAGCGTAAACGTAACGAAGTTGTAAAGTGGTGTACGCCAAAAAAATGA
- a CDS encoding pyrophosphatase PpaX encodes MMIKALLFDFDGTLLNTNELIIQTFMHVLNERFPGQYSPKDCLKFMGPSLKQTFSDIAPGEEEAMMAKYREWNVLHHDELVTQYPDVVSTLEQLKNMGIKLAIVSTKRNEMIDRGLSILGASHLFDVRIGTDDVRNVKPDPEPVLLALERLGVNKEETIMIGDNSHDIEAGHNAGIRAAGVAWAIKGEEYLLQFKPEYMLHHMTDLFDIVKAG; translated from the coding sequence GTGATGATAAAGGCATTATTATTCGATTTTGATGGTACATTGCTAAATACAAATGAATTAATCATACAAACATTTATGCATGTGTTAAATGAGCGATTTCCTGGGCAATATTCGCCAAAAGATTGCCTGAAGTTCATGGGACCTTCATTAAAACAGACATTTAGCGACATTGCTCCAGGTGAAGAGGAGGCAATGATGGCAAAATATCGGGAATGGAATGTTTTACATCATGATGAGCTAGTCACTCAATATCCTGATGTTGTTTCGACTTTAGAGCAATTAAAGAATATGGGTATCAAATTAGCGATTGTTTCTACAAAACGAAATGAAATGATAGATCGTGGTCTTTCTATACTTGGTGCAAGTCATTTATTTGATGTTCGTATTGGGACGGACGATGTGAGAAATGTAAAGCCTGATCCAGAGCCGGTATTGCTTGCGCTTGAACGTCTTGGAGTAAACAAGGAAGAAACCATTATGATTGGTGATAATTCTCATGATATTGAGGCTGGGCATAATGCAGGAATTAGAGCAGCCGGTGTTGCATGGGCTATTAAAGGTGAAGAATATTTACTGCAATTTAAGCCGGAATATATGTTGCATCATATGACGGATTTATTTGATATTGTGAAAGCGGGGTAA
- a CDS encoding prolipoprotein diacylglyceryl transferase codes for MDLLLLQINPIAFHLGPIPVRWYGLLIVSGIILAYVVGQREAVKRGLPEDFLADLLLWAVPISIICARIYYVSMRWDYYSENPGKIIEIWNGGIAIHGALIGAFITAYIFTRKKNVSFLRVADIAAPSILIGQIIGRWGNFMNQEAYGGPVSKAFLENLMLPDWIINQMYIEELGTYVHPTFLYESVWNFIGLLILLFLRKVNLNRGEIFFSYLIWYSIGRFFIEGLRTDSLYLVGDLRSAQVVSIIGVVVGLGAIIYRRLTVKPAVKYLDNK; via the coding sequence ATGGATTTATTACTATTGCAAATTAACCCAATTGCTTTTCATTTGGGACCAATTCCTGTTCGTTGGTACGGGCTGTTAATTGTATCAGGTATTATTTTGGCTTATGTTGTAGGTCAAAGAGAGGCTGTTAAACGAGGCTTACCAGAGGATTTTCTTGCAGATTTATTGCTATGGGCAGTACCTATTTCGATAATATGCGCACGTATTTATTATGTTTCAATGCGTTGGGATTATTATAGTGAAAACCCAGGGAAGATTATTGAAATTTGGAATGGTGGTATTGCTATTCATGGTGCACTAATTGGGGCATTTATAACAGCGTACATATTCACACGTAAAAAAAATGTTAGTTTTTTACGTGTAGCGGATATAGCAGCACCAAGTATTTTGATAGGGCAAATCATTGGTCGTTGGGGAAATTTTATGAACCAAGAGGCTTATGGTGGTCCAGTATCTAAAGCATTTTTAGAAAATCTGATGTTACCAGATTGGATTATAAACCAAATGTATATTGAAGAATTAGGAACATATGTCCATCCTACTTTTTTATATGAATCTGTATGGAATTTCATCGGATTACTTATTTTACTGTTTTTACGTAAAGTGAATTTAAATCGAGGAGAAATTTTCTTCAGTTATTTAATTTGGTATTCAATTGGCCGCTTCTTTATTGAAGGTTTGCGTACGGATAGCTTGTATTTAGTTGGTGACTTACGTTCAGCACAGGTTGTCTCTATCATTGGTGTAGTAGTGGGTCTTGGTGCCATTATTTACCGACGTCTAACTGTAAAACCAGCAGTGAAATATTTGGATAATAAATAA
- a CDS encoding HPr kinase/phosphorylase (catalyzes the phosphorylation of the phosphocarrier protein HPr of the bacterial phosphotransferase system) has protein sequence MVVVLTRDVMEKFKLDLLAGEEGIGRTIVTSDISRPGLEMAGYFTHYPANRVQLLGKTELSFFEMLPADVKLERMRLLCSQDTPAIIISRDLEVPEELLQASNEKHVPVFKTHMTTTKFSSRLTNYLEGRLAPMTAAHGVLVDVYGIGVLIIGKSGVGKSETALELVKKGHRLVADDCVEIRQESENFLIGSPPPLLEHLLEIRGIGIIDIMTLFGASAVRPYKRITLIIELEIWDPEKVYDRLGLEEEKMKIIDTELTKLTIPVRPGRNVSVIIEVAAMNYRLKKMGVNAAEEFSRRLDEVISSADELDD, from the coding sequence TTGGTCGTAGTATTAACAAGAGACGTAATGGAGAAATTTAAGTTAGACCTATTAGCTGGCGAGGAAGGGATTGGAAGAACGATTGTCACTAGTGATATTTCTAGACCAGGGCTAGAAATGGCAGGATACTTTACACATTATCCTGCAAACCGAGTACAATTGCTTGGGAAAACAGAGCTGTCCTTTTTTGAAATGTTACCAGCAGATGTTAAGCTTGAGCGTATGCGTTTACTATGTTCTCAAGATACTCCAGCTATTATTATTTCTCGTGACTTAGAGGTACCTGAGGAGCTTTTACAGGCTTCTAATGAAAAGCATGTACCTGTTTTTAAAACACATATGACAACAACGAAATTTTCTAGTAGACTGACCAACTATTTAGAGGGGCGCTTGGCACCAATGACCGCTGCACATGGGGTGTTAGTGGATGTTTATGGTATTGGTGTGTTAATTATCGGCAAAAGTGGCGTAGGAAAAAGTGAAACTGCGCTTGAGCTAGTCAAGAAAGGTCATCGATTAGTAGCTGATGATTGTGTGGAAATTCGCCAAGAATCAGAGAATTTTTTAATTGGTAGCCCGCCTCCACTTTTAGAACATTTACTTGAAATACGAGGTATTGGCATTATTGATATTATGACGCTTTTTGGAGCAAGTGCGGTAAGACCCTACAAGCGTATTACCTTAATAATTGAGCTGGAGATTTGGGATCCTGAAAAAGTTTATGATCGTTTGGGTCTAGAGGAAGAAAAAATGAAAATTATTGATACAGAGTTAACTAAATTAACAATTCCTGTAAGACCCGGGCGTAATGTATCTGTTATTATTGAAGTTGCAGCGATGAATTATCGCTTGAAAAAAATGGGTGTTAATGCAGCAGAGGAGTTTTCAAGACGTTTGGATGAGGTGATCTCTTCCGCTGATGAGTTAGATGATTAA
- a CDS encoding EAL domain-containing protein: protein MEVFIGRQPIFNLHEQVVAYELLYRSKNVDAFPMVDSDAATVDVLVNSFLSIGIEEVTNGKPCFVNFTENLLMSSINEYLNPSQVVIEILEDVPLTPQLVERVIELKSYGYKIALDDFILDEHVQVYDELFVHIDFIKVDFLLSPLLERMEIENKVKEKFPHIKLLAEKVETRNQFEIAKHSGYELFQGYFFEQPQIIKATDIPVNTIQYFYIISLLKEEEPNVQLLSENIERDISLTFKLLQMVNNSSRRSNSKVRSIKQAILILGIADLRKWIYLLAMREIDRDPDSDLFKEVVRTSLFRAKACEKLAKLSYKQNFSEYFFVGMFSLIDTLLQRPLHTILQQLPFSEDIKATILGYQTEMTPYLDFSIALGKLDWDSLEEIAPQINIDLKNIDFLYHEAIEWAEKSL from the coding sequence ATGGAAGTATTTATTGGCAGACAACCAATTTTTAATCTTCATGAACAAGTTGTTGCATATGAATTGTTATATCGAAGCAAAAATGTGGATGCTTTTCCGATGGTTGATTCAGATGCAGCAACAGTCGATGTATTAGTAAACTCATTTCTTTCAATTGGAATAGAAGAAGTTACAAACGGAAAGCCTTGCTTTGTCAATTTCACAGAAAATCTGCTAATGAGCTCAATTAATGAATACTTAAATCCATCTCAAGTTGTCATAGAGATTTTAGAGGATGTCCCTTTGACACCACAGCTGGTTGAACGGGTTATAGAGCTTAAATCATATGGGTATAAAATTGCTTTAGATGATTTTATATTGGATGAACATGTACAAGTTTATGACGAGCTATTTGTTCATATTGACTTTATAAAGGTGGATTTTCTATTGTCGCCTCTGCTTGAACGTATGGAAATTGAAAATAAAGTAAAGGAAAAATTTCCTCATATTAAATTGCTTGCAGAAAAGGTTGAGACACGTAATCAATTTGAAATAGCAAAGCATTCAGGCTATGAGTTATTTCAAGGTTATTTTTTTGAACAGCCTCAAATTATAAAAGCAACTGATATACCAGTGAATACTATCCAATATTTTTATATTATTTCGTTGTTAAAAGAAGAGGAACCTAATGTACAGTTATTATCTGAAAATATTGAACGTGATATTTCGTTAACCTTTAAATTATTGCAAATGGTTAACAATTCTTCTAGACGTTCTAATTCGAAGGTACGCTCTATCAAGCAGGCAATTTTAATACTCGGAATAGCCGATTTACGCAAATGGATTTACTTATTAGCAATGCGGGAAATAGATAGAGATCCGGATTCAGATCTTTTTAAAGAAGTGGTGAGAACATCATTATTTAGAGCGAAAGCATGTGAGAAATTGGCGAAGCTCTCCTATAAACAAAATTTTTCAGAGTATTTTTTTGTAGGCATGTTTTCATTGATTGATACTTTACTGCAAAGACCATTACATACTATTTTACAGCAGCTACCATTTTCTGAAGATATTAAAGCAACCATTTTAGGGTATCAAACAGAGATGACGCCATATCTAGATTTCAGTATTGCACTAGGGAAACTAGACTGGGATAGCTTAGAAGAAATAGCTCCCCAAATCAATATAGATTTGAAAAATATTGATTTTTTATACCATGAGGCAATCGAATGGGCCGAAAAATCATTATAA
- a CDS encoding GntR family transcriptional regulator — protein sequence MHIHLDSTTPIYIQIAEWLQHEIIANRLQADEKVYSQYQLAELFNINPATAGKGLTILLEEQLLYKKRGLGMFVATDAKDRILLKRRSEILTKMAQEIVLEAQRLLVSDEELLTLIQKTQEELK from the coding sequence ATGCATATTCATTTAGATAGTACAACACCCATTTATATTCAAATTGCCGAATGGCTGCAGCATGAAATTATCGCCAATCGGTTACAAGCTGACGAAAAGGTTTATTCACAGTATCAGCTAGCAGAGTTATTCAATATTAATCCTGCTACGGCTGGTAAAGGACTGACCATCTTACTTGAGGAACAACTTCTTTATAAGAAACGGGGGCTGGGTATGTTTGTTGCAACAGATGCAAAAGATCGGATTTTATTGAAACGTCGCAGTGAAATATTAACGAAGATGGCTCAAGAGATTGTTTTAGAGGCGCAACGCTTACTTGTTTCTGATGAGGAATTGCTGACACTTATTCAAAAAACACAGGAGGAATTGAAATGA
- a CDS encoding ABC transporter codes for MNVIQCEKLSKKFGRLHALQDVTCTINGEKIVGVIGRNGAGKSTLLTIIAGFLKPTNGFCHVFNENPFNNIQTAANTILIDDRLSFSDYLSLEEILKMGADYYPNWQSELAYRLLQYANIDLSAKHQQLSKGQMATFNLVYGLVSRCALTILDEPMNGMDEAIRTDFYRAILKEYIAFPRTILIASHHLQEMESILEEILLIDEGTVVTHVSVDKLKEQLIALNGPSEMIESLLSDIDVYAHQIVAGVSTAIVDASRLFITEEMLRTKGITKSALTASEICRYLTNNKGSDIDAIFD; via the coding sequence ATGAATGTTATTCAATGTGAAAAGCTATCTAAAAAATTTGGGCGTCTTCATGCACTCCAAGATGTTACTTGTACAATAAATGGCGAAAAAATAGTCGGTGTTATTGGTCGTAATGGAGCTGGTAAATCAACATTGCTGACAATTATAGCAGGCTTTCTAAAACCGACTAATGGTTTCTGTCATGTGTTTAATGAGAATCCCTTTAACAATATTCAAACTGCTGCCAACACAATTTTAATTGATGACCGATTAAGCTTTTCAGATTACTTATCATTAGAAGAAATCTTAAAAATGGGCGCTGATTATTATCCAAATTGGCAAAGTGAGTTAGCTTATCGCCTGCTACAATATGCAAACATTGATCTTTCCGCTAAACATCAGCAATTATCTAAAGGACAAATGGCTACCTTTAATCTTGTCTATGGATTAGTAAGCCGCTGTGCATTAACTATATTAGATGAGCCAATGAATGGAATGGACGAAGCTATTCGAACAGATTTTTATAGAGCTATCCTAAAGGAATACATAGCCTTTCCTCGGACGATTTTAATCGCTAGTCATCATTTACAGGAAATGGAGTCCATTTTGGAGGAAATTCTACTTATAGATGAGGGTACTGTCGTTACACATGTCTCTGTGGATAAATTGAAGGAACAATTAATTGCCTTAAACGGACCAAGTGAAATGATTGAATCCTTGCTTTCTGATATAGATGTTTACGCCCATCAGATTGTAGCTGGAGTGTCTACAGCAATTGTTGATGCAAGCAGACTTTTCATTACGGAGGAAATGCTTCGAACAAAAGGTATTACAAAATCAGCCCTTACTGCAAGTGAGATTTGCAGGTATTTAACCAATAATAAAGGAAGTGATATCGATGCAATCTTTGACTAA
- a CDS encoding cytochrome O ubiquinol oxidase gives MIELIKELISFIVHIDVHLEEIIRDFGNWSYLILFAIVFVETGVVIFPFLPGDSLLFASGTLAAAMGAFDMWILIPVFLVAAILGDTMNYHIGHKVGTSIPPKSFLGRVIKKERMEAAEKFFNTHGGKTIVIARFMPFIRTFIPFVAGASKMKYSYFIMYNVVGAILWVFSCTLLGYFFGNIPIIKDNFSTVLILIILISVIPAVIGAIKARNGK, from the coding sequence ATGATAGAACTCATCAAGGAGTTAATTAGTTTTATTGTGCATATCGATGTGCATTTAGAAGAAATCATTCGCGATTTTGGTAATTGGAGTTATCTTATTTTATTTGCCATTGTTTTTGTTGAAACAGGTGTTGTCATTTTCCCGTTCTTGCCAGGTGATTCATTGCTTTTTGCAAGTGGTACATTAGCTGCAGCAATGGGCGCATTTGATATGTGGATATTAATTCCCGTATTTTTAGTAGCTGCAATTTTAGGAGATACGATGAATTATCATATTGGTCATAAAGTAGGAACATCTATTCCGCCAAAAAGCTTCCTAGGTAGGGTCATAAAAAAAGAGCGTATGGAAGCCGCAGAAAAGTTCTTTAATACACATGGTGGAAAAACAATAGTCATCGCTCGCTTTATGCCATTCATTCGAACATTTATACCATTTGTTGCTGGTGCAAGTAAAATGAAATATAGCTATTTCATTATGTACAATGTAGTAGGCGCAATTTTATGGGTATTTAGCTGTACATTATTAGGGTATTTCTTTGGTAATATTCCAATTATTAAAGATAACTTCTCAACAGTGCTTATTTTAATTATCCTTATATCTGTAATACCAGCCGTAATCGGTGCTATTAAAGCAAGAAATGGAAAATAA
- a CDS encoding long-chain fatty acid--CoA ligase (activates fatty acids by binding to coenzyme A), whose amino-acid sequence MNLVSSVRQQAVQQPDKIAYHFMGKDTTYGEFEFTVGRFAKGLQELGVEKGDHVAFLLGNTPHYLIALYATMRLGATAIPINPIYTPDEISYILHNGDVKAVIALDVLLPLVEKGVQAFPQVTSFIICETAADTAEKIAALSQEAKAKTHLFTQVIANVSDSLQPVEVADDDNAIILYTSGTTGSPKGAMLTHENIYSNARDVAHYLGYKADDRIIATLPVFHVFALTVVVNAPLLSGATVLLTPRFSPTEIFALASEQKATVFAGVPTMYNFLYQLPEGDPEDFSTIRLAISGGASLPVALLHNFEKKFNVRVSEGYGLSEASPVTCFNPLDRDRKAGSIGTSICNVENKVVDVNGQEVPVGEVGELIVRGPNVMKGYYKLPEETEMAIRDGWLYTGDLAKVDEEGYFYIVDRKKDMIIVGGYNVYPREVEEVLFAHNNIVEAAVIGYPDPNLGEAVHAFVVLKEVAATSTEDLLAYCTKHMVKYKVPKVIEIMDELPKNTTGKILRRSLKEKV is encoded by the coding sequence TTGAATTTAGTTTCGAGTGTTCGTCAACAAGCAGTACAGCAGCCAGATAAAATTGCGTATCATTTTATGGGGAAAGATACGACATATGGTGAGTTTGAGTTTACAGTTGGGCGCTTTGCAAAGGGGTTACAAGAATTAGGTGTAGAAAAAGGGGACCATGTAGCATTTTTATTAGGTAATACACCGCACTATTTAATTGCCTTGTATGCGACGATGCGCTTAGGTGCAACAGCAATACCAATCAACCCGATTTATACGCCGGATGAAATTTCTTATATTTTGCATAATGGCGATGTAAAGGCTGTTATTGCACTTGATGTTCTTCTACCTCTAGTAGAAAAGGGTGTACAAGCTTTTCCTCAAGTAACATCATTTATTATTTGTGAAACAGCAGCAGATACCGCAGAGAAAATTGCAGCCTTGTCACAAGAGGCAAAAGCAAAAACGCATTTATTTACTCAAGTGATTGCTAACGTATCAGATTCTTTACAGCCTGTGGAAGTAGCCGATGATGATAATGCCATTATTCTCTATACATCTGGAACAACAGGATCTCCAAAGGGAGCTATGTTGACGCATGAAAATATTTATTCAAATGCACGGGATGTAGCACATTATTTAGGCTATAAAGCAGATGATCGTATTATTGCAACTTTGCCAGTTTTCCATGTATTTGCGTTAACGGTTGTTGTGAATGCACCTTTATTGAGTGGAGCAACGGTATTACTTACACCACGCTTTAGTCCAACTGAGATTTTCGCCTTAGCAAGTGAGCAAAAAGCAACTGTATTTGCCGGTGTACCTACAATGTATAACTTTTTATATCAATTACCTGAGGGCGATCCAGAAGATTTCTCGACAATCCGCTTAGCAATCTCAGGAGGCGCTTCTTTACCTGTGGCACTATTACATAATTTCGAGAAGAAATTTAATGTACGTGTTTCGGAGGGCTATGGTTTATCAGAGGCTTCACCAGTAACTTGCTTTAATCCATTAGATCGTGATCGTAAAGCAGGTTCAATTGGGACATCCATCTGCAATGTTGAAAATAAAGTTGTCGACGTAAATGGGCAAGAGGTTCCTGTTGGGGAAGTAGGGGAGTTAATTGTTAGAGGACCTAATGTTATGAAGGGGTATTATAAACTGCCTGAAGAAACAGAGATGGCTATACGTGATGGCTGGTTATATACAGGTGACTTAGCGAAGGTTGATGAAGAGGGTTATTTCTATATCGTTGATCGTAAAAAAGATATGATTATTGTAGGGGGGTACAATGTCTATCCAAGAGAGGTTGAGGAAGTACTCTTTGCTCATAACAATATCGTTGAAGCGGCAGTTATAGGCTATCCCGATCCTAATTTAGGGGAGGCTGTTCATGCATTTGTAGTCTTAAAGGAAGTAGCAGCAACCTCCACAGAGGATCTACTTGCATATTGTACAAAACATATGGTGAAATATAAGGTTCCTAAAGTCATAGAAATTATGGATGAACTACCGAAAAATACAACAGGAAAGATTTTACGTCGCTCTTTAAAAGAAAAAGTATAA